One Loxodonta africana isolate mLoxAfr1 chromosome 4, mLoxAfr1.hap2, whole genome shotgun sequence genomic region harbors:
- the LOC104846920 gene encoding serine/threonine-protein kinase STK11-like, which translates to MHVVHPQQLGMVTEAKLMSVGMDTFIHCNDSFEVIDQQRPQKPAKLLGKYLLGDLLGEGSYGKVKEVLDLDTLCRRALKIVKKNKLRRIPDGVANVEKEIQLLRRLRHRNVIQLVDVLHNEKQKTYMVMEYCACDLQEMLDSVPEKRFPVCQAHGYFCQLIDGLEYLHSQGIVHKDIKPSNLLLTTGGTLKISDLGMAEALHRFAEDDTCQTRQGSPAFQPPEILNGLDTFSGFKVDIWSAGVTLYIITTGLYPFDGDNIYQLFQNIRKWDYTIPGDCGPLLSHLLRRMLEYDPARRLSIQQIRQHVWFQKRHPPAEGLVPIPPRPDTEDRWRSMTVVPYLEDLHGCASDADKEGLFNTEDAIIYTQDFTMPGQVLEVEAGQNQGLPKALCMNGTEAAQRSPKSKAKRRASFSSNPISSKIRRLSPYKQQ; encoded by the coding sequence ATGCATGTGGTGCACCCCCAGCAGCTGGGCATGGTCACTGAGGCCAAGCTGATGTCTGTGGGAATGGACACCTTCATCCACTGCAACGACTCTTTTGAGGTCATTGACCAGCAGCGCCCTCAAAAGCCTGCCAAGCTCCTTGGCAAGTACCTGCTGGGGGACCTGCTGGGGGAGGGCTCCTATGGCAAGGTGAAAGAGGTGCTGGACTTGGACACGCTGTGCCGGCGCGCCCTCAAGATCGTCAAGAAGAATAAGCTGCGGCGGATCCCCGACGGGGTCGCCAACGTGGAGAAGGAGATCCAGCTCTTGCGGCGGCTGCGGCACCGGAACGTCATCCAGCTAGTGGATGTGCTGCACAATGAGAAGCAGAAGACGTATATGGTGATGGAGTACTGCGCGTGCGACCTGCAGGAGATGCTGGACAGTGTGCCAGAGAAGAGGTTCCCTGTGTGCCAGGCTCACGGGTACTTCTGCCAGCTCATCGACGGGCTGGAGTACCTGCACAGCCAGGGCATCGTGCACAAGGACATCAAGCCCAGCAACTTGCTGCTCACCACAGGCGGCACGCTCAAGATCTCCGACCTGGGCATGGCAGAGGCTCTGCACCGGTTTGCCGAGGATGACACGTGCCAGACCAGACAGGGCTCGCCAGCCTTCCAGCCGCCGGAGATCTTGAACGGCCTGGACACCTTCTCCGGCTTCAAGGTGGACATCTGGTCGGCAGGGGTCACGCTTTACATCATCACCACGGGCCTGTACCCTTTTGATGGGGACAacatctaccagctgttccagaACATCAGGAAGTGGGACTACACGATTCCAGGCGACTGTGGCCCGCTGCTGTCCCACCTGCTGAGAAGGATGCTTGAGTACGATCCTGCCCGGAGGCTCTCCATCCAGCAGATCCGGCAGCAcgtctggtttcagaagaggcacCCACCGGCTGAGGGGCTGGTGCCCATCCCTCCCCGCCCGGACACCGAGGACAGGTGGCGCAGCATGACAGTAGTGCCCTACCTGGAAGATCTGCATGGCTGTGCCAGCGATGCTGACAAGGAGGGCCTCTTCAACACTGAGGATGCCATCATCTATACTCAGGACTTCACTATGCCTGGACAGGTCCTGGAGGTGGAGGCCGGTCAGAACCAGGGCTTGCCCAAGGCCCTGTGCATGAATGGCACCGAGGCAGCCCAGCGGAGCCCCAAGTCAAAGGCCAAGCGCCGCGCCAGCTTCTCCTCCAACCCTATCAGCAGCAAGATCCGCCGCCTGTCGCCCTACAAGCAGCAGTGA